The nucleotide sequence aaagatcatcatagaatatgtaggaaccaatatggacatctaggtcccgctattggttattgaccggagaagtgtctcaatcatgtctacattattctcaaacccatagggtcccgCACACTTAACGTCGTTGACGATAtaatactatatgagttatgtatgatggcgaccgaatattgttcggagttccgaatgagatcacggacatgacaaggagctccgaaatggttcggaggtaaagattgatatataggatgatagtattcggtccccggaagggttccagaatacaccggataattatcggatcaccggaagggagggggcaccacacaacaGGATTCACCAAGCCGTATGccagcgccccctctccctctagttcatcctccgcTCTAAATCTGTTGTGCTTGATGACGCCCTGTGGAAATAGTTTCACCgccaccgtcaccacgccaccgtgctgccggaactcatctactacttcgcccctcttgatggatcaagaaggcgaggatgtcatcgagttgaatgtgtgctgaatgtggaggtgtcgtacgttcgatgcttgatcggaATGGATCGTGAAGAtgaacgactacatcaaccgcgtgtgttctccccgttcagcacacattcgatgcttagcgatctacaagggtatgtagatgctctccccctctcgtagctatgcatcttcatggatagatcttgcgtgtgcgtaatttttttattttccatgcaacgtttcccaacagaccATGTCAAGAGGAGGGGACAGTGAGGGCGGGACAAGGAGGGGTGGGGAGGAGACAGGCAGTGTAGCGTTCGAGAGTGTGGATGGAGGCTTTGGGTTTGGTCGAAGGTGGTGGATATGTGATGACGGGATGGGCCATCGGGGGCCGGCCTGACGTGGCGAATGCGTCCGTGTGCATTGGGTCCGTCCCATATCCGCCCAAAATATAGACTGGGTTTGGCCGTTTGGGAGTGCCGACGGCCCGAACATATATAACCGGTTTGAAGGTTCTGGTTGGGCGGCTATTTTATGATCGAACAATGACCAAAGCGTCATCCCAAGCGTATAGGGGAATTTGAGAGGTCCGGATTCGATTGTAGTCTGAGTTGATGCGCTGGCGGCTTCCCTCCCAATCTCGGATGTACGTCTACCACGACGATCTGTTATAGGCTCACCGACACTTGTGTGCGCTGGTTAGGTTCCGTGCAAGCAACCAAAGCAGCTAAAGATTCCAAGCTCCAGCACCAAACCAGCAACACGACACTACCTGCACAGTTAACAATTGGTCACGTCGAAATCGTGTGACACATTCGACACCCGCGAGAAGCGTCATCCTGGTACTTGGGTCGTTGGCTCCGCGCTATCACCCAACAGCACCGAGGTCGTGACCATTCCCTTGTCTCTGACATGAGGACGTACACCTTTGCGGCTTTGCTACTTCACTCTTGATTTTTCCTTCTCATCACCAAGGCACTAACCCATAATACTGAGGCTTGGCTGCATCAACTTATCATTCGATGAACTACTTTAGAATGCTTGGAACGCGGGGCATTCTGCATAGAAATTTTAAGTCGATTTGTTCGGTAAAGATGAGCCACCTTTGGCATTTCTACCTACTTATTTGGCCACCGGATGGGAACTGAAAGGTCAAGTCACCGGTTGCAAAAAAGAAGGTCACCTGTTCTTCAAATTTTGTCGGCCTTGGAACGGTAGAAGGATTAAGGAAGAGTATACATAGACGATGACCACCTCTGTCCTGCAGTTATTCGCGATTCGTCTATGGCAGCCAGCTGGATTGCAAGGACGGGATAAATTGACGGGTCAAGAATAATAGCGACTCCATGCTTGGGAAGGAATTTacggagaaaagaaaagaaaatccctGGGCAGGACTAGCAGCCAGCTAGTGTGGATGTTGTGACATTCATAGGTATTTCAATGATGCCAAAAGTTGGGAGCAAAATGATACTGTACTCGCATGTAAGTATTGTGAAGATTTCTTCAAACATTTCATACGTGTGCGCTATGAGGTCAAGTGTATACCCGCAGATCTAGTTAAAAACACAGATAATTTCTAACCTGTGAAAAAGACGACACCATTAATTATTTAGAATTAGCTAATTTACATGGACAAAAACCACTAGAGAATAGCCTGTACACCTTGCGGGTTTATATTCGAAAAAAAAATAACAGTACAGTACACAAGTCGAGGGGAGACTTGTTGGTAGCTTCCCACCAAGCCCAGCTTCGATCCTTCGGCATCCTATACCAATCTCATCATTGCCCACGGAGTACCATCTAGCTGTGTCTACCTGTCCCCCATATCTACGCGTATCCTTCTTTCACTTTATACGTTTCTTCACTATCCGTTTGCCATTATTCTTGCTCGGTTTACCATTACTTTCGGTGACCAAGCTGTAATTAAACACTAACGAGATGGTGTAAAAAAAGGAGGGAACCCGTGAACGAAACGGAGGACGAGTGTGGGGAGACAGTGGTGAGCTAGTTGGTGTCCACCAAGGCGTCGTGGAAAGCGCCGACACGGTCGGGCGTCACGCACTGCGTGATGAGGCGGGCGCCTGGCTTGTGTACCCAGGGCTTGACGAGGACGCAcgtggcgatgtagtccaggttTGTCAGCGGCACGACGTGGGCGGGAGGGCCCCACCCGTAGTCCACCTCGGCGAAGCCCAGCCGCGTCCAGTCGGAGACGAGCAGCGTCCGGTAGTCGGAGGTGATCTGGTACGGGTCCACGCTGGCCATCTCGCCGGCGCCCCACCGCGCGAACTCCGTGGGCAGCCGCTTCTTCCCCTCCTTGATGATCTTCACGACGTCGGTGATGGTGGAGGACGCCACCTTCCCGGCGGTGGAGGAGACGCGCATTATGTAGTAGCAGTTGCCGTAGAAGCCGGCGCCCCCGGAGGGAAGGCGGGCGTGGAGGAGCGGCCGCGCGTTCATCGCGAAGCAGAGGTGCACGGGGGAGCCCTCGTCGAAGCAAACGGCGCGCGTGCGGCTCTGCCAGGCCTTGGCGATGAGCACCTCGAACGCTGAGCACCGGGCGCCACCGGTGGCCGCCGCGAACTGGCCCTTGAAGTGGTTGATGTAGTCGGCGGAGATGTCTATGGCGAGGTATTCGAGCCGCTTGGCGCCCGCGGGGTCCGGGAGGCTGCCGACGAGGGCGCCGGCCGGATCAGGGATCGCGTCGCGGCCCCACACCGGTGCCACCGAGATGCGGGCCGCCCCGCGCGCCAGCTCCCCCACCGCGCCCATGAActgcgccgccccgggcccgtcggCCACCGCGTGGCTGAACCGGAACCCCACCACGAAGCCGCCGCAATCGAACGTCGTGACCTGCGTGTCGCGTCCACCACGCCCAGTTTAGCTCGCAGTCAGTAAAATCCAATCCACCACCGACACAGCGCAATGCGACTCGAATCCAGCAAGTACCTGGACAAGCAAGATGAGCTTGCTCTCCTCCTCACGGCTGGGCTTGGGGCGCGGGTGGGGGAGCAGCTCGTCCTTGTCGACGGCGAGCGGGTACTCGAGATAGTCCACGTCCTCTAGCCGACACCTGACGGCAGCCTCAATAAACCACACGCCACCGTCGGTGCAGTCCACCTGCAGCTCGCCGGCGTCGGTCACCGTGAGACGGCCCGCCAGCGGGTAGTACGCCACCAGCGCCCTCGCCAGGGCCTGCTCCACGGCCCTCGCGGGGCTGTCACCCTCCCTGGCCATGTCGGGCTTGAACACGTGCAGCGACTCGATGAGCGCCATCTGGGTGGGGTAGCGGTCGAGCCACGACAGGCGCAGAGGGCTCTCCGGCGTCGGAGCCGCCGGCGCCACCAGGCGCTGCCCGAGCCGCTCCACTGGCACGGGCTTTGCCGCCGCGGCCGCCATTTGGAACGGGGGAGGGCCGGAGGAGGACACACCTTCGGGTTGGTTTGAGGTGTGACGGTGAGCTGTTGTTGCTGTGGTGGGTACGTGTGTTGATGGAGTGAATTGAATTGAAGTGCGGGGGTTTGGTTTGGATTTAATTCAGCAAGATGCGTGGGTTTATATAGGTGTCTGGGTGTTCGGTAGAGACTGGTGTCTGGGTTTATATAGGGAGCAATGCAGCatgaattttatttttattttgtccgAATTGTATGTACACCAATTTAGTGAACATTGTTCCACATGCACCCTTATGAATAGTAAAGTCGAAAAACATACttaaatttttttgaatattttttatgTTCTATGTAGAAATAACATTCATGGTATTCTGGACAAAAATGATAAAATTGAAGCTAGATTGAAAAACAACGTCAATGAATAGTAAGATCTCAATTGTAATTTCTTCACTAAGAATATTGCGGGTGTCAATACTTAGCGAAAATTCATACGTGAGTAGAATGGATGACCAGGTTTGATACAGAAAATTCTAGattgtaactccaacaattctgaaaaatgaGGACgacataggaaatttgtatatcaatcatgtgtaaaaaattcagaaactTTCGTAGCTCCAGTGATTTTAAAATTTTCTGCTATTGGACGTAAAAGTTTCTGTTAACGCACAAAATCAAAGCAACTAGCACCCAAaccatcctaaaggctttacttggcacaaacactaattaaaacacaaaaaatacaatcaTTACAGAAGTATAATTGTATATTTATTAAATAACATAAAGGAAAatcattgggttgtctcccagcaagctttttctttatagccattaagatagcctttgagatttcaatgatgcccacataaatgataagaattgaagcgcaatgagagcatcataaaacatgtggcaAACACATTAAAgtttaacatacttcctatgcatgggAATTTTATAAGCAAGCAAATTATCAAGACGATAAATAtttagcatatgcaaaggagaggaataaaacattgacaatctcaacataaagagaggaaatttaataacataAAAGTTTCTAtagccatattttcctctctcgtaataattacgtgtaggatcataatcaaattcaataatacaactatcatataaaattttctcttcatgattcacatgcataaaagttttataatatccaaaatagtgggattaacatcaattaaagtcgtgacctctccaaacccactttcataaaaaattcataagattgaacactctccaaagaTGTGGGACcattttacctaaagttgacgctctttcaaacccactttcaatattattattGCAATatttattatcaatatcatattcatcatgagggctaaataaattttcaagatcataagaagcattatcaacCCAATCATGATAATTGCAATATGTTGTGGACAtaacaaaattagcatccccaagcttgtagctttgcatattattagcacaattgacatcaatagaatttataataacatcattgcaatcatgcttttcattcaaggagctatcaagtgtgggtgcaatagcaataaattttgttttgaacataaggaactatatcaagttcatcaCCATAAGCATCATTAATGTTGGCATCATGGTCATAAGAATAGCAAGCTTGTTGGCATCACATTCATTAAGaggggatatttcaaccaaatcaacgaaatcataattatctatagtttcatgcatatcattattttctacCAAAGCATTCATTCTCCCAATGAATTCACTAATATAGGAATTATATGCATAGttttcataacaatatttaagtagtgcaaaattttcagatttgtagagggtaatatcatacttttcaatcaaagaagcaacttcataggcACCCTtagaagcaacaaattcttcaatttgttcgatgtcATAGTAACTATAATCATCCTTGGCacaagaagataagatttcattatcattaaactcacataaatagggaaggtgttttttagggttcttagagcaataaGTAAGATCATAAATTTCACacagattccaagcatagcatagcaaacaatttatttgatgccataagagtctccccttttGAGACAAATGGTGATACACAAAATGAGCATGGCCATCTAAAGATTTTccatcaactaagctagttggggtttcagcacgagcacaaatggatcgaagatgatccaagtagaaaactttaagtggatccatagttatcttttatTTTCCATTTCCTTTCTGTTTTTGAGTCATGAAGGCAAAAAGCAAGCAAACTggcaaaaaggcaaatatttttgtatttttgtgaaaactttttagaagtgggggagataaaaatgagatgcaaatggcaaataaagtaaattgcaaggagatgaaagtttatgcgtaggtacttgatagatgttgatgatgtatcccctgcaacggcgccagaaattggcaagttgacgggaggcgtgaatcctccccggcaacaacgctagAAATTATTCCCGCTACTTGTAATCTGCGTTGGgatttctccgaagaggagggaatgATGCATCATAgcagaggtaagtatttccctagctcggttatgaaaccaagtttatcaatccagtaggagaaccaagcaacactatgtaaacaacacctgcacacaaacaacaaatacttgcaacccgacgcgtaaaggggttgtcaatcccttaacgatattgagatagattaaattgtatgagatttgataaatggatctaactaaaacacaaaataaaataaataaaagaaaattacaacaaggtatttttggttttaatatatgataggaaattaacctgggggccatagttttcactagaggcttctttagagaaaatagcatacggtgggtaaacaaattactgttgggcaattgatagaaaagcaaataattatgatgatacacaaggcaatgatcatgtatataggcatcatgtccaagattagtagaccaaaacgattttgtatctactattattactccacacgtcgaccgctatctagcatgcgtctagtgtattaagttcatgaaaaaatagagaaatgcattaagcaagatgacataatgtagacaagataaactcacgtatgaataaaccatgtcttgttacccttaatagcaacgatacatgcgtttcatgtctctttctgtcactgagattgagcatggcaagatcgaacccatcacaaagcacctcttcccatggcaagataaatcaatctagttggccaaaccaaaccaataaatcggagaagaaatacgaagctataaaaATAATGCATAAACGAGTTCATAGAAGAATCAAatcctccctccgttcctaaatatttgtctttttagagatttcaaatggactaccacatacagatgtatataaacatatttacagtgtagattcactcatcttgctccgtatgtagtcatttgttaaaatctctaaaaagacaaacatttaggaacagagggagtaatattcatggatagatctgatcataaactcacaattcattggatcccaacaaacacaccgcaaaaaagagttacatcaaatagatctccaagaacatcgaggagaacatggtattgaagatgaAAAGGAGAGAAGAAGTCATTTTGCTACTAattacagacccgtaggtctgtggtaaactactcacgcatcatcgaaggggCAGCAAgaatgatgaagaacccctccgtgatcgtttccccctccggcatagTGCTGGAAAAGGCATCTAgcttggatctcgtggttctggaacttgtggcagcggaaaaagtatttcgttgactcccctagggtttttgggatttgattgcaaacactcaccgcgtacacatgagcaaaacatttcaaccggacacacagaaagataggggcttattgttttgcctcccaacgtattcacctcaagggtgatgtcaacaataataactcatgctacccataatcaactggccatatgtgcctagatctttcctcaccacatgatgcttgccaaaagagaaaaatcaaaAGGAATAGCGAGAAAAACTTCGActtcttgcataaaagtaaatacataaaagtaaaagataggccctttgcagagggaagcagaggttgccatgcacttatttgtttgtatgctcaaccccttacttcaaaagaacgtcacattatattgccccttatgatatcaacctttattatgtggtctgtcgcttttattctttgccatcacaagtttgtacaacgctcaattgtctcttacactaaatgatctcacacttttagcagcaatttttattgccatattgcaccgatgacaacttacttgaaggatcttgctcaatccttaggtaggtatggtggactcttgaaaataggatttgggtttaaaggtttttggatgcataagtagtatctctacttggtgcggaatttttggctagcaaagatggggggcaaacaccacatgttgaaggatctatgataatataacttctatgtgaatatgaacaaacataaatcattacgttgtcttccttgtccaatgtcaacaattttggcatataatattttgaggGGGCtcgcaatcacaaaagatttccacgatagtgtatttgcatgtgaaagttctcttccttatacgaattattcgtgaattgcttgtatgaccaatcttgtgattgtcaagccttagaagatttcactttctaaacccaatgtgaagctatcactaggcatgatatgatttcaacttcatgacattcaatatattcaacaatttactcacaggataaaagtgaagcaaaagagtaaatgacaaactactccaaaaagatataagtgaagatcaaacgagtagttaagtaaataggtagctacttgaggactctctcttatttaaaaactttcagatctaagtaatttattaaaacaacaagcaaaacaaaataaaatgacatttcaaggatagcacacatcatgtggagagcaaaaacttaggctcaatcgatactaactgataattgttcaAGAAGAAAGGTgcgatgcctaccggggcatccccaagattagatgcttgagacttcttggaatattaacttgggatgccttgggcatccccaatcttgagattttatgtctccttaattcctctcatatcatggttttcttaaatctcaaaagcttcatccacacaaaactcaagaaaactcgtgagataagttagtataaaccaatgcaaaaaccttatcatactatactgtagcaaatcacaaaaattattattcaacattgcatactaaatacctctgcatatttaatactcctatcctcaaatagaatcattaaacaagcaaacatatgcaaacataacagcaatctgccaaaacagtaaagtctgtaaagaatgcaagagtatcaatacttccctaactcaaaaaattatgaaaaaaattaccacactgtagagaatttatcagagcttattgtgcaaaatgtttcagcattttatcacattcggacttttctagggaatttttgcaacatcgataaactttctattttcaaacagcaacatgtatacttgcaagataagcatggcaaaggctatacttgaaatttttattgaaataaaagatgcaaaacattattctaaataacggCAAGAAAatcataacaaaataaattgacgctccaagcaaaacacatatcatgtgacgaatgaaaacttagcttcaagtgaggttaccgataatgttggagatgaaagaggggatgccttccggggcatcccaaagcttagttgcttggatctttcttgaatattaacttggggtgccttgggtatccccaagcttagggtcttgtcactccttattctcctcatatcgatatctcacccaaaacttgaaaacttcaatcacacaaaacttaacgaaactttggtactgtcaaaaacaagattcataattgtttccatacAATGCATACTGTAGCAtataatttccacaatttatattgagcaatataaaccacagaaactagaaaacatgcaaactatgcattgaaaacagaatctgtcaaaaacagaacagtctgtagtgatctggATAAATACtgtacttatgctactccaaaaattctgaaaaaattagaaccacgtgagaaatttgtatattaaacttcttcaaaaagaatcaactcaaaagcactcctccgttaaaaatgagacttatttttgcgggtgcaaaagtttctgttttttagcagggtcaaatcaactatcacccaacatgatcccaaaggctttacttggcactttattgaagcaaaaataataaaacatgattactacagtagcttaatcatgttagAACACAAAAATAGTGGGTAGAAGTGTTGGGTTGTctaccaacaagcgcttttctttaatgccttttagctaggcatgatgatttcaatgatgctagCATAAAAGATAAGTATtgcaacataaagagagcatcatgaagcatatgactagcacatttaggtatagcccacttcctatgcatagggattttgtgatcaaacaacttatgggagcaagaatcaactagcataggaaggcaaaacaagtgcaacttcaaaacaatcaacacatagagaagaaacttgatattattgagatatgtaagagcataagttccttcctcataataattttcagaaacatcatgaatggattcaacaatataactataacAAAcatcactcttttcatgatgcacaagcatagaagatttatcactc is from Triticum aestivum cultivar Chinese Spring chromosome 1B, IWGSC CS RefSeq v2.1, whole genome shotgun sequence and encodes:
- the LOC123114896 gene encoding acyl transferase 7, giving the protein MAAAAAKPVPVERLGQRLVAPAAPTPESPLRLSWLDRYPTQMALIESLHVFKPDMAREGDSPARAVEQALARALVAYYPLAGRLTVTDAGELQVDCTDGGVWFIEAAVRCRLEDVDYLEYPLAVDKDELLPHPRPKPSREEESKLILLVQVTTFDCGGFVVGFRFSHAVADGPGAAQFMGAVGELARGAARISVAPVWGRDAIPDPAGALVGSLPDPAGAKRLEYLAIDISADYINHFKGQFAAATGGARCSAFEVLIAKAWQSRTRAVCFDEGSPVHLCFAMNARPLLHARLPSGGAGFYGNCYYIMRVSSTAGKVASSTITDVVKIIKEGKKRLPTEFARWGAGEMASVDPYQITSDYRTLLVSDWTRLGFAEVDYGWGPPAHVVPLTNLDYIATCVLVKPWVHKPGARLITQCVTPDRVGAFHDALVDTN